In one Tepidisphaeraceae bacterium genomic region, the following are encoded:
- a CDS encoding efflux RND transporter periplasmic adaptor subunit, with protein MIQRTLFGAAGLLAVGLSVFATDLRGQSSPLNSDLSATTVTGITAPSQRLKLASPVPGIVLERAVKSGETVTKGQVLIRLDDTIEKSRLASLEMEAASTGQIDAALAQYELNKVQLARKEKLLQDRAGSVSEVEQARLEVEIGQFREKIQREAQAIKALERDAQKLKVELMELKSPIDGQVESIDVGPGEWADPQKQTGAVTVVQNNPLWVEVHLPTRQSQHLDRNAPLMVKHVGDEKAQAIPAKIIYINPVADAASDTQLVRLELPNPDNRSSGLQVSVTLPENVAALAEGR; from the coding sequence ATGATCCAGCGCACCCTCTTTGGCGCCGCGGGCTTGCTCGCGGTGGGTTTGTCGGTCTTCGCAACCGATCTTCGCGGCCAGTCATCGCCCTTGAATTCGGACCTTAGCGCAACAACGGTTACCGGCATCACGGCACCGTCGCAGCGATTGAAGCTGGCCTCGCCGGTTCCCGGGATCGTCCTCGAACGGGCAGTGAAATCCGGCGAGACGGTAACGAAGGGGCAAGTTCTGATTCGACTGGACGACACCATCGAGAAGAGCAGGCTCGCCTCGCTGGAGATGGAAGCGGCCAGCACCGGGCAGATCGATGCGGCGTTGGCCCAGTACGAGCTGAACAAGGTCCAACTCGCGCGTAAAGAGAAGCTGCTGCAGGATCGGGCTGGAAGCGTGTCGGAAGTAGAACAGGCACGCCTTGAGGTGGAGATCGGCCAGTTCCGCGAGAAGATTCAGCGGGAGGCGCAAGCAATCAAGGCGCTGGAGCGTGATGCGCAGAAGCTGAAGGTCGAACTGATGGAGCTCAAGAGTCCGATCGACGGGCAGGTCGAGTCGATCGACGTCGGCCCCGGTGAATGGGCCGACCCGCAGAAGCAGACGGGCGCGGTGACGGTGGTGCAGAACAACCCGCTGTGGGTCGAGGTTCACCTGCCGACACGCCAGAGCCAGCACCTGGACCGCAATGCGCCGCTGATGGTGAAGCACGTCGGTGACGAGAAGGCGCAAGCGATTCCCGCCAAAATCATCTACATCAATCCCGTCGCCGACGCCGCCAGCGACACGCAGCTGGTTCGGTTGGAACTGCCAAATCCCGACAACCGCTCGAGCGGCCTGCAGGTCTCCGTTACGCTGCCCGAGAACGTCGCGGCGCTGGCGGAAGGACGATAA
- a CDS encoding metallopeptidase family protein, translating into MSKARFAELVEEALSSLPEPFASHLDEVPVEVRDRPTKKELRSVGLGSNDLLMGLYQGRPRTDRSVMDSGNLPDVVYVFQEDIELACDSEVELINEVRVTVLHEIGHHYGMTEEQLDELGFG; encoded by the coding sequence GTGAGCAAAGCACGATTTGCGGAACTGGTCGAGGAGGCGCTGTCGTCGCTGCCCGAACCGTTTGCAAGTCACTTGGACGAGGTGCCGGTCGAGGTTCGCGATCGGCCGACGAAGAAGGAGCTGCGCAGCGTGGGGCTGGGTTCGAACGACCTGCTGATGGGCCTCTACCAAGGCCGGCCGAGAACCGACCGAAGCGTGATGGATTCCGGGAACCTCCCGGACGTGGTGTACGTCTTTCAGGAAGACATCGAGTTAGCCTGCGATAGCGAAGTCGAGCTCATCAATGAAGTTCGGGTGACGGTGCTGCATGAAATTGGTCATCACTACGGCATGACCGAGGAGCAGCTGGATGAGCTCGGCTTTGGATAG
- the sppA gene encoding signal peptide peptidase SppA: protein MRHALISCIAMCLLMIGCGTPSLLITPVSNNNALQEITVQPGRGWSPDKIAIIEIEGLISNSRTEGLLGGGENPVSRFTQQIEAAERDRKVKAIVLRLNSPGGTVTGSDTLYQLVERYKKRTGNPVIASAQEVACSGAYYAALSADQIVVQPTSVVGSIGVVFNAFEFSGGLSKLGIRTDAIKSGEFKDMGSPFKPLPVDERALMQAMVDEYFNLFASLVKKHRPGLKGSDFAVATDGRVFSGAQAVEIGLADRIGLLADAITLARQAANAPKAKAILYKRPHGYSGSIYASSHDPQPRSDTLTLRLPESVTPLPGGFYYLWEAGR, encoded by the coding sequence ATGCGGCACGCGCTCATCAGTTGCATCGCGATGTGTCTTCTAATGATCGGCTGTGGCACGCCCAGCCTGCTGATCACGCCCGTCTCGAACAACAACGCGCTTCAGGAGATCACCGTGCAGCCCGGCCGAGGGTGGTCGCCGGACAAGATTGCGATCATCGAGATCGAAGGCCTGATCAGTAACTCGCGCACCGAAGGCCTGTTAGGTGGCGGCGAGAACCCGGTTTCCCGCTTTACCCAGCAGATCGAAGCAGCCGAGCGCGATCGGAAGGTCAAGGCGATCGTTCTGCGCCTCAATTCGCCCGGTGGCACGGTGACTGGCTCCGACACGCTCTACCAGCTGGTCGAGCGATACAAGAAGCGCACCGGTAACCCGGTCATCGCCTCGGCACAGGAAGTCGCCTGCAGCGGCGCCTACTACGCGGCGCTGTCGGCCGACCAGATCGTGGTGCAGCCCACTAGCGTCGTCGGCAGCATCGGCGTGGTCTTCAACGCGTTCGAATTCAGTGGTGGGCTCTCGAAACTTGGCATACGGACCGACGCCATCAAGAGCGGCGAATTTAAAGACATGGGCTCGCCGTTCAAGCCCCTGCCGGTGGACGAACGCGCCCTGATGCAGGCGATGGTGGACGAGTACTTCAACCTGTTCGCATCGCTGGTCAAAAAGCACCGCCCCGGGCTGAAAGGCTCCGACTTCGCCGTCGCGACGGACGGGCGGGTCTTCTCCGGTGCGCAGGCGGTCGAGATCGGCCTGGCCGACCGAATTGGCTTGCTTGCCGACGCGATCACGCTCGCCCGGCAGGCGGCCAACGCGCCCAAGGCCAAGGCGATCTTATACAAACGGCCGCACGGGTACTCGGGGTCGATCTACGCATCGTCCCACGACCCCCAACCCCGGTCCGATACGCTGACGTTGCGGCTTCCAGAGTCTGTGACGCCATTGCCGGGCGGCTTTTACTACCTGTGGGAAGCCGGCCGGTAA
- a CDS encoding sigma-70 family RNA polymerase sigma factor produces MRSISNNLAATSPAVAALSPSVAMSDGRPEDADERRWAMDAASGSLAAFDRIARAYQAPLMRFLNRRMANPADAEDVLQETFVCAFRKIGKYDPRWRLSGWLFAIAVRQAATHHRRLRIADGAPVYDRASDDPGPDAMAVVQDEHRNLWAIARRNLRPDQFDVLWLYYVEQLPMPDLARALGRSRLTTKVLLHRARQRLAKYLSDV; encoded by the coding sequence GTGCGATCGATCAGCAACAACCTCGCCGCGACGAGCCCGGCCGTCGCGGCGTTGTCGCCTTCGGTCGCAATGTCGGACGGGCGACCTGAGGATGCCGACGAACGGCGGTGGGCGATGGACGCCGCCAGCGGTTCACTGGCAGCGTTCGATCGGATCGCACGAGCGTATCAAGCGCCGCTGATGCGGTTCCTGAATCGGCGGATGGCGAACCCGGCCGACGCCGAGGACGTGCTGCAGGAGACGTTCGTCTGCGCGTTCCGCAAGATCGGCAAGTACGACCCGCGCTGGCGGCTGTCGGGCTGGCTGTTCGCGATCGCCGTCCGGCAGGCGGCGACGCACCATCGGCGGTTGCGCATCGCCGACGGGGCCCCAGTTTATGATCGGGCGTCGGACGATCCCGGTCCGGATGCGATGGCCGTCGTGCAGGATGAGCATCGAAATCTATGGGCGATCGCCCGGCGGAACCTTCGGCCGGACCAGTTCGACGTGCTGTGGCTGTACTACGTTGAACAACTACCAATGCCCGACTTGGCTCGGGCGCTCGGCCGATCGCGGCTGACGACCAAGGTGCTGCTGCACCGCGCGAGGCAACGACTGGCGAAGTACTTGAGTGACGTTTGA
- the aspS gene encoding aspartate--tRNA ligase → MEAIETRYRTHTCGQLRKSDVGKDVALAGWVHSYRDHGGLVFIDLRDRDGLTQLVFNADTCGAQTLEEARKLRAEWVVNVRGTVQARAAEVVNSKLATGEIEIHVKTMDVLTPSPTPPFTPDEHENVNEERRLQYRFIDLRRPEMQQTLKTRYRVTKIMRDVLGDLGFWEIETPILTKSTPEGSRDFIVPSRLVPGSFYALPQSPQLFKQILMVSGCDKYMQIVRCFRDEDPRADRQAEFTQLDVEMSFIDRENIMTIIEDLLRTIWKQILDVDIPAKVAHMEYDEAMNKYGSDRPDLRFGMELHDVTDLGQKTDFGVFKSAAMVKCIVVPGGAKLSRKETDALAEWSKGFGAKGLAVTKVTATGLDTGVAKFLAPIAQDLISRTGAKEGDLLAFGADKPNIVHKVLGELRLKMARDLKIEPSTKWAWVWIVNFPLLDYDEAEKKWNSVHHPFTSPLDEDLPKLAAAKHEELTTMKSKAYDIVLNGSELGGGSIRIHRADIQQQMFSVLGVDAEAQRSRFGFLLDALQYGAPPHGGLALGVDRIVMLLRNTTNIRDVIAFPKTQSGADLMVGAPSQIDDKQLKEAHVRVAAPPPKAPEVKA, encoded by the coding sequence ATGGAAGCTATCGAAACCCGTTATCGTACCCATACCTGTGGCCAGTTGCGCAAGAGCGACGTCGGCAAGGACGTCGCGCTGGCCGGTTGGGTCCACAGCTACCGCGACCACGGCGGGCTGGTCTTCATCGATCTGCGCGACCGCGACGGCCTGACCCAGCTCGTCTTCAACGCCGACACCTGCGGTGCGCAGACGCTCGAGGAAGCGCGCAAGCTGCGCGCCGAATGGGTGGTCAACGTTCGCGGCACCGTGCAGGCGAGGGCCGCCGAGGTGGTGAACTCGAAGCTGGCGACGGGCGAGATCGAGATCCACGTGAAGACGATGGACGTGCTGACGCCGTCCCCCACGCCCCCCTTCACGCCCGATGAGCACGAGAACGTGAACGAAGAGCGCCGGCTCCAGTATCGCTTCATCGACCTGCGCCGCCCGGAGATGCAGCAGACGCTGAAGACGCGCTACCGCGTGACAAAGATCATGCGCGACGTCCTCGGCGACCTGGGTTTCTGGGAGATCGAGACGCCCATCCTGACCAAGAGCACCCCCGAGGGCAGCCGCGACTTCATCGTGCCCAGCCGCCTGGTGCCGGGCAGCTTTTACGCGCTGCCGCAGAGCCCGCAGCTGTTCAAGCAGATTTTGATGGTCAGCGGCTGCGACAAGTACATGCAGATCGTCCGCTGTTTCCGCGATGAAGACCCGCGCGCCGATCGGCAGGCGGAGTTCACGCAGCTCGACGTCGAGATGTCGTTCATCGATCGCGAAAACATCATGACGATCATCGAGGACCTGCTGCGCACCATCTGGAAGCAGATCCTCGACGTCGACATCCCGGCCAAGGTGGCCCACATGGAGTACGACGAGGCGATGAACAAGTACGGGAGCGACCGCCCCGATCTGCGCTTCGGCATGGAACTGCACGACGTAACCGACCTCGGCCAGAAGACCGACTTCGGCGTCTTCAAGAGCGCCGCGATGGTGAAGTGCATCGTGGTGCCCGGCGGCGCGAAACTGAGCCGCAAGGAGACCGACGCGCTGGCGGAGTGGTCCAAGGGCTTCGGCGCCAAGGGCTTGGCCGTCACCAAGGTGACCGCGACCGGCCTGGACACCGGCGTGGCCAAGTTCCTGGCGCCGATCGCGCAGGACCTCATCAGCCGCACCGGCGCCAAGGAAGGCGATCTGCTCGCCTTCGGCGCCGACAAGCCGAACATCGTTCACAAAGTGCTCGGCGAGCTGCGCCTGAAGATGGCGCGCGACCTCAAGATCGAGCCCAGCACGAAGTGGGCCTGGGTCTGGATCGTCAACTTCCCGCTGTTGGACTACGACGAGGCCGAGAAGAAGTGGAACAGCGTCCACCACCCCTTCACCTCGCCGCTCGACGAAGACCTGCCCAAGCTGGCTGCGGCCAAGCACGAGGAACTGACGACGATGAAGAGCAAGGCGTACGACATCGTGCTGAACGGCTCGGAACTGGGCGGCGGCAGCATTCGTATCCACCGGGCCGATATTCAGCAGCAGATGTTCAGCGTGCTGGGCGTGGACGCCGAGGCCCAGCGCAGCCGCTTCGGCTTCCTGCTGGACGCCCTGCAGTACGGCGCCCCGCCGCATGGCGGGCTGGCGCTGGGCGTCGACCGCATCGTCATGCTGCTGCGCAACACCACCAACATCCGCGACGTCATCGCGTTCCCCAAGACGCAGAGCGGCGCCGACCTGATGGTGGGCGCCCCGTCGCAGATCGACGACAAGCAGCTCAAGGAAGCCCACGTCCGCGTCGCTGCGCCACCACCGAAGGCGCCGGAAGTGAAGGCGTAG
- a CDS encoding CidA/LrgA family protein, translating to MRGFAILLLANLLGLFLHHYAHVPLPANVIGLILLLIGLGTGIVKQSWVETASTFVLRHMLLLFAPVIVGALALGQVLKADWPALLATGVVSPLVTLIASAILAKFVIDDAGEPVAAGDAPLAATVLPEFSTKRPDGLP from the coding sequence ATGCGTGGCTTTGCCATCCTCCTGCTGGCCAATCTGCTCGGCCTGTTCCTTCACCATTACGCCCACGTGCCGCTGCCCGCGAACGTGATCGGGCTGATTTTGCTCTTGATCGGCCTTGGCACCGGCATCGTCAAACAAAGCTGGGTCGAGACGGCGTCGACGTTCGTCCTGCGGCACATGCTGCTGCTGTTCGCCCCGGTGATCGTCGGTGCGCTGGCGCTGGGGCAGGTTTTAAAGGCCGATTGGCCTGCGTTGCTGGCGACGGGCGTCGTGTCGCCATTGGTGACGCTGATCGCATCGGCCATCCTTGCCAAGTTTGTGATCGATGACGCCGGCGAACCCGTCGCTGCGGGCGACGCGCCACTGGCGGCCACGGTGCTGCCCGAGTTTTCCACCAAACGCCCGGATGGCCTGCCGTGA
- a CDS encoding LrgB family protein has product MIASELTANPMFGLTLTVVVYAMSLAIQRRVRWLHPLLVTCAVIMVLLTVTKIPLADYRAGGQMITIFLGPATVALAVPLYKHRAALRRHAIGIAITVCAGCLIGIASAFACAWLLGGSTLAVISVLPKSVTTPISMEVSRALAGSPELTAAITLGSGLVGAVIGIPLLRATRLLKPSAGGLAMGISSHGVGTASILPISELHGTYAALGMALNGLLTATILTPLAPWIHRLLYGV; this is encoded by the coding sequence GTGATCGCAAGCGAACTGACCGCCAATCCTATGTTTGGGCTCACGCTGACCGTCGTCGTCTACGCGATGTCGCTGGCGATCCAGCGTCGCGTGCGCTGGCTGCACCCGCTGCTGGTCACGTGTGCTGTGATCATGGTCTTGCTGACCGTCACGAAGATCCCATTGGCCGACTACCGCGCTGGCGGGCAGATGATCACGATCTTCCTCGGTCCCGCGACCGTCGCGCTGGCGGTGCCGCTGTACAAGCACCGGGCGGCGCTGCGCCGGCACGCGATCGGCATCGCGATCACCGTTTGCGCCGGCTGCCTGATCGGCATCGCGTCGGCCTTCGCGTGCGCGTGGCTGCTGGGCGGGTCGACGCTGGCGGTGATCTCGGTGCTGCCCAAGTCGGTGACGACGCCGATCTCGATGGAGGTCTCCCGCGCCCTGGCCGGTTCCCCGGAACTGACGGCCGCCATCACGCTCGGTTCAGGCTTGGTCGGCGCGGTGATCGGCATTCCCCTGCTGCGCGCCACGCGCTTGCTGAAACCCTCCGCCGGTGGATTGGCCATGGGCATCTCCTCGCACGGCGTCGGCACCGCATCGATCCTGCCGATCTCCGAACTGCACGGCACCTACGCCGCCCTAGGCATGGCACTGAACGGCCTCCTGACCGCGACGATCCTGACGCCCCTCGCCCCCTGGATCCACCGCCTGCTGTACGGCGTGTGA
- a CDS encoding chloride channel protein, translating to MYAVISGIALRMRLLMQRLLVTLGFRDDSFLVIVAVVIGIIASAAAVGFHELIALFRGRMFSDYGSSLYGTHLWLLILWPTLGGLAVGVLGHYVFRAREGHGVIDVIESVVRSSGFVKPGSAIEKILTSAITIGTGGSAGAEGPIVQIGAAISSGVGSIFALTRQHMPVVVGCGVAAGISSIFNAPIGGLLFTLEVILQDFSIRTLTPLVVASVVANVTTQAIYRALHHWTEHAGGYDSIFFIPPWVREAHADVLWPQLAAFAILGVSCGLLAIWLTKSMFASERWFGRRRWPRAIRPAVGGAMLGAMGVAYVLAYQFMTADAGEKPIPLSNYALPAFFSDGYGAIQSMLGPEFYTLRGPAFVAGLLAVLVVLKVLGTCVTLSSGGSGGIIAPSLFIGAAGGGLMGLALQATGVFDGIRPELYALLGMAGVLAAVVHAPLASILILMEITGDSTLVLPAMLTAVVATSIARLILPDSIYTHALRERGVPIGTGTDLLLLRRLSIEQVELQPANVVSANEPIERVLTAVAGGTDGHFVAIDAAGDYAGMICDDDLRAALVDRDAVPLLLVRDVMRSDVRPVSTTDDLATVMDRFTQANVDCLPVCVAKRSKKIIGILSRAALMRRYRQAIAEQG from the coding sequence ATGTATGCAGTGATCTCCGGCATCGCGTTGCGCATGCGCCTGCTGATGCAACGCCTGCTGGTCACCCTGGGCTTCCGCGACGACTCGTTCCTCGTCATCGTCGCGGTGGTCATCGGCATCATCGCCAGCGCCGCTGCGGTCGGCTTTCACGAGCTGATCGCGCTGTTCCGCGGCCGCATGTTCAGCGACTACGGCTCGTCGCTCTACGGGACGCACCTGTGGCTGCTCATCCTTTGGCCCACGCTGGGCGGGCTGGCGGTGGGCGTGCTCGGTCACTACGTCTTCCGCGCGCGCGAAGGGCACGGCGTGATCGACGTGATCGAGTCGGTCGTGCGCTCCAGCGGCTTCGTTAAGCCCGGCAGCGCGATCGAGAAGATTCTCACCAGCGCCATCACCATCGGCACCGGTGGCAGCGCGGGCGCCGAAGGACCCATCGTACAGATCGGCGCGGCCATCTCATCGGGCGTGGGATCGATCTTCGCGCTCACGCGCCAGCACATGCCCGTGGTGGTCGGTTGCGGTGTGGCGGCGGGCATCAGCTCGATCTTCAACGCGCCCATCGGTGGCCTGCTGTTCACGCTCGAGGTCATCCTTCAGGACTTCTCCATTCGCACGCTCACGCCCCTCGTGGTGGCCAGCGTGGTGGCGAACGTGACGACCCAGGCGATCTACCGGGCGCTGCACCACTGGACCGAACACGCCGGCGGGTACGACTCGATCTTCTTCATTCCTCCCTGGGTGCGCGAGGCCCACGCCGACGTGCTCTGGCCCCAGCTGGCGGCGTTCGCGATCCTCGGCGTGTCGTGCGGGCTGCTGGCGATCTGGCTGACGAAGTCGATGTTCGCGTCCGAGCGATGGTTCGGCCGGCGGCGCTGGCCACGCGCCATCCGACCGGCGGTGGGTGGGGCGATGCTGGGGGCGATGGGCGTCGCCTACGTGCTGGCGTACCAGTTCATGACCGCCGATGCCGGTGAGAAGCCGATCCCACTGTCCAACTACGCGCTGCCGGCGTTCTTCAGCGACGGATATGGCGCGATCCAATCGATGCTCGGCCCGGAGTTCTACACGCTGCGCGGCCCGGCCTTCGTTGCGGGGCTGCTGGCAGTGCTGGTGGTGCTGAAGGTGCTCGGCACGTGCGTAACGCTGTCGAGCGGTGGTAGTGGTGGCATCATCGCGCCGTCGCTGTTCATCGGCGCCGCAGGTGGCGGATTGATGGGCCTGGCGTTGCAGGCCACGGGTGTCTTCGACGGCATTCGCCCCGAGCTGTACGCGCTGCTGGGCATGGCCGGCGTGCTGGCGGCGGTCGTGCATGCGCCGCTGGCGTCGATATTGATCCTCATGGAGATCACCGGCGACAGCACGCTCGTGCTGCCGGCGATGTTGACGGCGGTCGTCGCCACCAGCATCGCACGGTTGATTTTGCCCGATTCCATCTACACGCACGCGCTGCGCGAGCGCGGCGTGCCGATCGGCACCGGCACCGACCTGCTGCTGCTGCGCAGGCTAAGCATCGAACAGGTCGAACTGCAACCGGCCAACGTGGTCTCGGCCAACGAGCCGATCGAGCGCGTGCTGACCGCCGTCGCTGGCGGCACCGATGGCCACTTCGTCGCGATCGACGCCGCGGGCGATTATGCCGGCATGATCTGCGACGACGACCTGCGCGCCGCGCTGGTCGACCGCGACGCCGTGCCGTTGCTGCTCGTGCGCGACGTGATGCGCAGCGACGTGCGGCCCGTCAGCACGACCGACGACCTCGCGACCGTCATGGATCGCTTCACGCAGGCCAACGTCGACTGTCTGCCCGTCTGCGTCGCCAAGCGCAGCAAGAAGATCATCGGCATCCTCAGCCGCGCCGCACTGATGCGCCGCTACCGCCAGGCGATCGCCGAGCAAGGTTGA
- the mnmA gene encoding tRNA 2-thiouridine(34) synthase MnmA — translation MAVARKKVVLAMSGGVDSSVAAALLLRQGYDVMGVFMRLGSPAGVEEAPETCDPTAAGATKNKQGCCSVLDAADARRVAGLLDIPFYVLNFQDDFGKVIDYFVGEYNRGRTPNPCVRCNDWLKFGKLARYAEAVGAEYVASGHYARVGIDPATGQKALMRGLDHKKDQSYVLFGMSRQTMEHTLLPIGGYEKHEVRAIAEEMKLPVFNKPDSQEICFVPNQDYAGLVRRRSPETFRAGELVTTDGQVVGQHEGHQHFTIGQRKGVGVAFGHPIYVVDINSESNRVTVGTKEDTLRSELVANQLNLLTDRLTNPGDRTTCTAKIRYNHSPQPATAELLDGGELRVTFTEPQSAITPGQAVVLYDGDVVLGGGWIDRVV, via the coding sequence ATGGCGGTTGCCCGAAAGAAGGTCGTGCTGGCAATGAGCGGCGGGGTCGATAGCTCCGTCGCCGCAGCGCTGCTGCTGCGCCAAGGGTACGACGTCATGGGCGTCTTCATGCGCCTCGGTTCGCCCGCGGGCGTGGAAGAGGCGCCCGAGACGTGCGACCCGACCGCTGCGGGCGCCACGAAAAACAAGCAGGGGTGCTGCAGCGTGCTGGACGCCGCCGACGCCCGCCGGGTCGCCGGGCTGCTCGACATCCCGTTTTACGTGCTGAACTTTCAGGATGACTTCGGCAAGGTCATCGACTACTTCGTCGGCGAGTACAACCGGGGCCGTACGCCCAACCCGTGCGTTCGCTGCAACGACTGGCTGAAGTTCGGCAAGCTCGCGCGGTACGCGGAGGCCGTTGGCGCGGAATACGTGGCGAGCGGTCACTACGCCCGTGTAGGCATCGACCCTGCGACGGGCCAGAAGGCGCTCATGCGCGGCTTGGATCACAAGAAGGACCAGAGCTACGTGCTGTTCGGCATGTCGCGGCAAACGATGGAGCACACGCTGCTGCCGATCGGCGGTTACGAGAAGCACGAGGTGCGCGCGATCGCCGAGGAAATGAAGCTGCCAGTCTTCAACAAGCCCGACAGCCAGGAGATCTGTTTCGTGCCCAACCAGGACTACGCCGGCCTCGTCCGCCGGCGCAGCCCTGAGACGTTTCGTGCCGGTGAACTCGTGACGACCGACGGCCAGGTCGTCGGCCAGCACGAGGGGCACCAGCACTTCACGATCGGCCAGCGCAAGGGCGTCGGCGTGGCGTTTGGCCACCCGATTTACGTCGTCGACATCAACTCGGAATCGAACCGCGTCACGGTCGGCACCAAGGAAGACACGCTGCGCTCGGAACTGGTCGCCAATCAGCTCAATCTGCTGACCGATCGCCTGACCAACCCCGGCGACCGCACGACCTGCACCGCCAAGATCCGCTACAACCACTCGCCCCAGCCCGCGACGGCGGAACTGTTGGATGGCGGTGAACTACGCGTGACGTTCACGGAACCGCAGAGCGCGATTACGCCCGGGCAGGCGGTGGTTTTGTATGACGGGGACGTCGTGCTGGGCGGTGGGTGGATCGACCGGGTCGTGTGA
- a CDS encoding DUF1361 domain-containing protein: MTAIFAAIHPRDRELHKRHALLIFVLGFCSFVCCCTYLARRLETGQPEYRFLIWNLILAWAPLVFATIAHWAYVARDLVGRRLLLLGTLVLWLLFFPNAPYLVSDLKHLAVWRPEAPLWFDAVMVGSFVLTGVLTGFASLVLVHDLARRRFGVAGGWTIITLASAASGFAIYLGRFVRLNSWDVFTRPLRSMELIVQQFTSDYLLPKTLLTSSLYAGFVLLGYVAIVMVAQVAAATAPERSVRTDELKAG; this comes from the coding sequence ATGACTGCGATTTTCGCTGCTATTCATCCGCGTGACCGGGAACTTCACAAGCGGCACGCGCTGCTGATCTTCGTGCTGGGGTTCTGCTCGTTCGTCTGTTGCTGCACGTATCTCGCCAGGCGGCTGGAGACGGGACAGCCCGAGTATCGCTTTCTCATCTGGAACCTGATCCTGGCATGGGCACCGCTGGTCTTTGCGACGATCGCCCACTGGGCCTACGTGGCGCGCGACCTGGTGGGCCGGCGGTTGCTGCTGTTGGGAACGCTGGTGCTCTGGTTGTTGTTCTTCCCGAACGCGCCGTACCTGGTGAGCGATCTAAAGCACCTGGCCGTCTGGCGGCCGGAGGCGCCGCTTTGGTTTGACGCGGTGATGGTGGGGTCGTTCGTGCTGACGGGCGTGTTGACCGGGTTCGCGTCGCTCGTGCTGGTGCACGACCTGGCCCGCAGGCGCTTCGGCGTGGCCGGTGGGTGGACGATCATCACGCTCGCTAGCGCGGCCAGTGGGTTTGCGATCTACCTCGGGCGGTTCGTACGCCTGAACAGCTGGGACGTCTTTACGCGGCCGCTGCGATCGATGGAGTTGATCGTCCAGCAGTTCACCAGCGATTACCTGCTGCCGAAGACGTTGCTGACGTCGAGCTTGTACGCGGGGTTCGTGTTGCTGGGTTACGTGGCGATCGTGATGGTCGCTCAGGTGGCCGCCGCGACAGCGCCGGAACGCAGCGTGAGGACGGACGAGCTGAAAGCGGGGTAA
- a CDS encoding sigma-70 family RNA polymerase sigma factor has protein sequence MTSLHGTKPDPAADLQVARDVDLLKKAQLGDRGAYGQIVLKYQDRLYNGVLRMVGDADEARELTQEAFTRGLMKLDSFRGDSAPYTWLFRIAVNLAISQLRKVQRRRVFSLDAATPAAKSNGRHPQDQAAGLADRFGRAGAPSPAQQAENHERDGQVLAALGRLDAEYRAVLVMRDVEGFDYQQMADVLGLPLGTLKSRLFRARLALRDELKGYFK, from the coding sequence ATGACAAGCCTGCACGGCACAAAACCCGATCCCGCGGCCGACTTGCAAGTGGCGCGAGACGTCGACCTGTTGAAGAAGGCCCAGCTCGGCGACCGCGGGGCGTACGGGCAGATCGTCCTGAAGTACCAGGACCGGTTGTACAACGGTGTGCTGCGCATGGTCGGCGATGCCGACGAGGCGCGCGAGCTGACGCAGGAGGCGTTCACGCGCGGCCTGATGAAGCTCGACAGCTTCCGAGGTGATTCGGCCCCGTATACGTGGCTGTTCCGCATCGCGGTCAACCTGGCGATCAGCCAGCTGCGAAAAGTGCAAAGGCGTCGCGTCTTCTCGCTGGATGCCGCCACACCGGCTGCCAAATCCAACGGCCGGCACCCGCAGGACCAGGCCGCCGGCCTCGCCGACCGCTTTGGTCGGGCCGGGGCCCCATCACCGGCGCAGCAGGCCGAGAATCACGAGCGCGACGGTCAGGTGTTGGCGGCGCTGGGCCGATTGGACGCCGAGTATCGCGCGGTGCTGGTGATGCGCGACGTCGAAGGTTTCGACTACCAACAGATGGCCGACGTGCTCGGCCTGCCGCTGGGCACGCTGAAGAGCCGCCTGTTTCGCGCCCGTTTGGCGCTGCGGGACGAGTTGAAGGGATACTTTAAGTGA